A genomic stretch from Plasmodium brasilianum strain Bolivian I chromosome 9, whole genome shotgun sequence includes:
- a CDS encoding histone H4: protein MSGRGKGGKGLGKGGAKRHRKILRDNIQGITKPAIRRLARRGGVKRISGLIYEEIRGVLKVFLENVIKDSIMYTEHAKRKTVTAMDIVYSLKRQGRTLYGFGG, encoded by the coding sequence atgTCAGGACGAGGAAAAGGAGGTAAAGGATTGGGAAAGGGAGGAGCAAAGAGGCACAGAAAGATTTTAAGAGATAATATTCAAGGTATTACCAAACCAGCTATTCGACGTTTAGCAAGAAGAGGAGGTGTCAAACGTATCTCCGGtttaatatatgaagaaataagAGGAGTATTGAAGGTATTCTTAGAGAATGTAATAAAAGATTCAATTATGTATACTGAACACGCAAAGAGAAAGACCGTAACTGCTATGGATATTGTTTACTCACTGAAAAGACAAGGAAGAACATTATATGGTTTTGGAGGTTAA
- a CDS encoding histone H2B: MVSKKPAKAKKTTTGTADGKKKRKKSRYDSYGLYIFKVLKQVHPDTGISRKSMNIMNSFLVDTFEKIATEASRLCKYTRRDTLSSREIQTAIRLVLPGELAKHAVSEGTKAVTKFTSK, encoded by the coding sequence ATGGTATCCAAAAAACCAGCAAAAGCTAAAAAAACCACAACAGGAACTGCAgatggaaaaaagaagagaaaaaagtcAAGATATGACAGCTATGGACTTTACATCTTTAAAGTATTAAAACAAGTTCACCCGGATACTGGTATATCAAGAAAATCCATGAACATAATGAACTCCTTCCTTGTTGACACTTTTGAGAAAATTGCTACTGAAGCTTCAAGGCTATGCAAATATACTAGAAGAGATACATTATCCTCTCGTGAAATTCAAACTGCCATAAGGTTAGTGTTGCCAGGAGAATTAGCTAAACATGCAGTATCAGAAGGAACAAAGGCTGTTACAAAATTTACCTCCAAGTAA
- a CDS encoding hypothetical protein (conserved Plasmodium protein) has translation MKRILNYYVLIILYYFENVVSGSSAVGKLTNVIYTNANTNNTTSELSKFQYIFLNENEDSNYINSLHIGEIKLKEEIYFYKSFTKIINYFKYRVPANVHFVFEYDGGDIILLKNYKNGVICEINNLFYSESGLKYFDMKKELYVKSENFYIKRFDASEYDEDSKGSKDNDKNDDNSGYNNGDDNRDDNRDDNRDNSSHNIRYNSSDNNSDNNSDLVPMAAICKIKNTKFLPEKLLCYPSAHDHNEINAIFIKNEEYKNLLELAFPYMNKENTSLLKKISNYFKSFVRNDFENINIAYYVFNKTIACNLKVLLEKNANNYIEGNQKETKLSRYNDEKIANSKSFLFNSPLYRNQFGDNYILWKHINKNMTKMNFDLCNKIYLNENDYNNCYKNLRNMYEMLLYKNPIMDIFNKSKIKNISSVNRYTAFYYNNNDYVIILKDYKFHVYFKVKNIIDFVLFVDSNNEIGFYYITLSKNKQLVHLYRCSLNSNEVKCKQVSFIPYETISHEQPKIYLSTTQMRDISTVFISTRTKIWKVYKEKDGMYNRKIIDSIKNIYEEYFGHINCYIIQTTYERELLYKYFKNVSNTVENIAGCSYIKHFNNFENKLLISFIENNQFIQRTYHIIKNVNFIISSGKTKLTIKVGRMKHYFFDDTKHSFTSTIDR, from the exons atgaaaagaatacttaattattatgtgttaataattttgtattatttcgAAAATGTGGTATCTGGTTCTAGTGCAGTTGGAAAATTGACTAATGTTATTTATACAAATGCgaatacaaataatacaaCGAGTGAACTGAGTAAATTTcagtacatatttttaaatgaaaatgaagacagtaattatataaatagtttACATATAGGAGAGATAAAACTAAAAGAGGAAATATACTTTTACAAAagttttacaaaaattataaattattttaaatatagagTGCCAGCTAATgtacattttgtttttgaaTATGATGGGGgtgatataatattattaaaaaattataagaatgGTGTTATATgtgaaattaataatttattttatagtgAATCAggtttaaaatattttgatatgAAGAAAGAATTGTACGTTAAGAGTgagaatttttatataaagagGTTTGATGCTTCGGAGTACGATGAGGATTCTAAGGGTAGTAAAgacaatgataaaaatgatgataatagtGGTTATAATAATGGGGATGATAATAGGGATGATAATAGGGATGATAATAGGGATAATAGTAGTCATAATATTAGGTATAATAGTAGTGATAATAATAGTGATAATAATAGCGATTTAGTACCTATGGCAgctatatgtaaaataaagaataccAAATTTTTAcctgaaaaattattatgttatcCGTCTGCACATGATCATAACGAAATAAAtgcaatttttataaaaaatgaagaatataaaaatttattagaatTAGCATTtccatatatgaataaagaaaatacatctttacttaaaaaaatatctaattattttaaaagctTTGTAAGGAACGATTTCGAGAATATAAACATTgcttattatgtttttaataaaaccATTGCTTGTAATTTAAAAGTTTTGTtggaaaaaaatgcaaataattatatagaagGAAATCAAAAAGAGACAAAACTATCAAGATATAACGATGAAAAAATAGCTAATAGTAAAAGCTTTTTGTTTAATTCTCCTTTATATAGAAACCAATTTGgtgataattatattttatggaaacacataaataagaatatgactaaaatgaattttgatttatgtaataaaatctatcttaatgaaaatgattataataattgcTATAAAAATCTTCGAAATATGTATGAAatgcttttatataaaaatccCATCATGGACATATTTAACAAGTCGAAGATAAAAAACATTTCTTCTGTTAATAGATATACTGCTTTTTATTACAATAACAATGACtatgttataatattaaaagattaCAAATTCCATGTATATTTcaaggtaaaaaatataatagattTTGTTCTGTTTGTAGACTCAAACAACGAAATAggtttttattacattactTTGAGTAAGAACAAACAGTTAGTACATTTGTATAGGTGTAGTTTAAACTcaaatgaagtaaaatgtAAACAGGTATCTTTTATTCCTTATGAAACTATATCACATGAACAAccaaaaatatacttatcaACTACACAAATGAGAGATATTTCAACTGTTTTTATTAGCACACGAACAAAAATATGGAAAGTATATAAAGAGAAGGATGGAATGTACAACAGAAAGATTATTGATTctataaaaaacatttatgaAGAATATTTTGGCCATATtaattgttatattatacaaaCTACATATGAAAGAGAActtttatacaaatattttaaaaatgtttcaaATACAGTAGAGAATATAGCTGGATGttcttatataaaacatttcaATAATTTTGAGAATAAACTacttatatcatttattgaaaataatcAATTCATTCAAAGAACATAtcacataattaaaaatgtcaattttataatttctagTGGAAAAACTAAATTAACCATAAAA GTGGGACGAATGAAACATTACTTTTTTGATGATACTAAACATAGCTTTACATCGACTATAGATCGTTAA
- a CDS encoding 40S ribosomal protein S4: protein MGKGIKKHLKRVNAPSHWMLNKMGGQYAPKTSSGPHKLIESIPLVILLRNRLKYALTFDEVKLILIQKIVKVDNKIRTDCTFPVGLMDVIHITKSNEYFRLLYDTKGRFVPHRITTEESKYKLCKVKKIILRKGRLSIAVTHDGRSIPYIHPEVKVNDTVRLDLETGKVLDHLKFQIGSMVMVTAGHSVGRVGTISSIDKNIGTYDIIHVKDSRGKIFATRLSNVLVIGDNSKPYISLPREKGIKLDIIEERRNRLRALNN from the exons atg GGAAAAGGAATAAAGAAACATTTGAAAAGAGTCAATGCGCCATCACATTGGATGTTGAACAAGATGGGCGGTCAGTATGCGCCCAAAACGAGCAGTGGTCCACATAAGTTAATCGAGAGTATTCCATTAGTAATTTTGTTAAGAAATCGTTTAAAATATGCTTTAACTTTTGATGAAGTAAAATTGatattaattcaaaaaattgtGAAAGTGGACAATAAGATAAGGACGGATTGTACGTTTCCAGTTGGGTTAATGGATGTAATTCATATAACAAAatcaaatgaatattttcGATTGTTGTATGATACGAAAGGAAGATTTGTTCCTCATAGGATAACAACTGAAGagagtaaatataaattatgcaaagtaaaaaaaataatattaagaaaaggAAGATTATCAATAGCTGTTACACATGATGGTAGAAGTATACCATATATCCATCCAGAAGTTAAGGTAAATGACACAGTAAGATTAGATTTAGAAACAGGAAAAGTTTTAGaccatttaaaatttcaaataGGTAGTATGGTTATGGTAACTGCAGGACACAGTGTTGGTAGAGTTGGTACAATTTCTTCGATAGACAAAAACATAGGAACGTATGATATTATTCATGTAAAAGATTCAAGAGGAAAAATATTTGCTACTCGGCTAAGTAATGTTTTGGTTATAGGAGACAACTCAAAACCTTATATTAGTTTACCGAGGGAGAAAGGAATTAAACTAGATATAATTGAAGAAAGAAGAAACAGACTAAGGGCactaaataattaa
- a CDS encoding centrin-4, which yields MIIENSKEVTINEDIEKEIYECFSLFDTNKCGYIDIREFYFALKSLGLNFKKEQVKNLFLEIKKSIDDKLNFDEFFDIASKHIHKRYNDEEIEQMFSLFDPNDTGKITLASLKKVCADIGENIDDVELNNMIEFADKNNDKVIDKEEFKSIVLSAWRNDPFSDIDSD from the exons ATGATTATTGAGAACAGTAAAGAAGTTACTATAAACGAAgatattgaaaaagaaatttacgAATGTTTCTCTTTATTTGATACAAATAAATGTGGGTATATTGACATTAGGGAATTTTACTTTGCCTTAAAATCCCTAGgcttaaattttaaaaaagaacaagtaaaaaatttatttttagaaataaagaaaagtatTGATGacaaattaaattttgatGAATTTTTTGATATCGCCTCAAAACATATCCATAAAAGATACAATGACGAGGAAATAGAACAGATGTTTTCCTTGTTCGATCCGAATGACACgg gAAAAATTACTTTGGCTTCTTTGAAAAAAGTCTGCGCTGATATAG GAGAAAATATAGATGACGTGGAACTGAACAATATGATCGAATTTGCTGATAAGAACAATGACAAAGTTATAGATAAAGAAGAGTTTAAAAGCATCGTTTTAAGTGCGTGGAGAAACGACCCATTTAGTGATATCGACTCAGACTGA